From Acinetobacter suaedae, one genomic window encodes:
- a CDS encoding LysM peptidoglycan-binding domain-containing protein yields MKKVLNGIQSFHALGLKKQLIAAAICAGLGMNANLAHAASPNVSPPSVKVGAPHVYVVKKGDTLWDISGKFLSKPWRWPEIWASNKHVKNPHWIYPGDRLLLCSLNGKPLVGKDEGDGCAGIIRRYTGNTSTLRPQVRVEALNNSIPVIPLTHIQQWLERTTILPADAITHTPYILGTADQRVLAGKGQRVYVRGNGIENGQRYGIFREGEPYTILDEHGKKQILGIELTQVASGVTISNEKDITTVELTDSYNGEVRRGDRVMPEHDAMLPTLFYPTDANQVKDGGKIIRVMGSIGTAAKNGVVTVDRGTADGIEIGQVFNAYQDGETVKDPKTKENVKLPGQYVGSVMVFKSFDRISYAYVLESELPIKVGSSIKPPRLDN; encoded by the coding sequence ATGAAAAAGGTTTTAAACGGCATACAATCATTTCATGCCTTGGGGTTAAAAAAACAACTGATTGCCGCTGCAATTTGTGCAGGACTGGGCATGAATGCCAATCTTGCACATGCTGCAAGCCCAAACGTTAGCCCACCTTCAGTAAAAGTGGGTGCACCACATGTTTATGTGGTCAAAAAAGGCGATACACTTTGGGATATTTCAGGTAAGTTTTTAAGCAAACCTTGGCGTTGGCCTGAGATTTGGGCAAGCAATAAGCACGTTAAAAACCCACATTGGATCTATCCCGGCGATCGCTTACTGCTTTGTAGTCTGAACGGTAAGCCATTGGTGGGCAAAGATGAGGGAGATGGCTGTGCGGGTATTATTCGTCGTTATACAGGCAACACTTCAACATTACGCCCACAGGTGCGTGTCGAAGCACTCAACAATAGCATTCCAGTTATTCCATTAACCCATATTCAGCAATGGCTCGAACGGACAACCATTCTTCCAGCTGATGCCATTACACATACCCCATACATTCTCGGCACTGCTGATCAAAGAGTACTTGCTGGCAAAGGTCAACGCGTATATGTTCGTGGTAATGGTATCGAGAATGGTCAACGCTATGGTATTTTCCGTGAAGGGGAACCTTACACCATTCTTGATGAGCATGGTAAAAAGCAAATTCTTGGCATTGAATTGACCCAAGTTGCTTCAGGTGTGACCATTAGCAATGAAAAGGATATTACAACCGTCGAACTCACCGATAGTTATAATGGTGAAGTCCGTCGTGGCGATCGTGTCATGCCAGAACACGACGCTATGTTACCAACATTATTCTACCCAACCGATGCAAACCAAGTTAAAGATGGCGGTAAAATCATCCGTGTCATGGGTTCAATTGGCACAGCCGCTAAAAATGGTGTTGTCACTGTTGATCGTGGCACAGCTGATGGGATTGAAATCGGACAAGTATTTAATGCTTATCAAGACGGCGAAACGGTTAAAGACCCTAAGACCAAAGAAAATGTCAAACTACCAGGGCAATATGTCGGCAGTGTGATGGTCTTTAAGAGCTTTGACCGTATCAGCTATGCCTATGTACTTGAAAGTGAGTTACCAATTAAGGTGGGCTCAAGTATCAAACCACCTCGTTTAGATAACTAA
- the dprA gene encoding DNA-processing protein DprA → MLNQLLPHHYPVVLVWYLVQHSLSSFQKIVDYFGDCEQATQTNRFSEWQQLGLHANHLKRLADFQTSEGQLQFTQLVKLICQHSDFILTPQDIGYPTQLLPYPDRPPILFGQGNPHALLQPQIAMVGSRKPSPHGRQVAYDFAYYLSEKGFYISSGLAHGIDHAAHQGGLAHQRTIAVVGTGLDRVYPTQHVQLAQQIAQSGAVISEFLPSTMPLQQHFPRRNRIVSGLSLGVVVVEAAIKSGSLITANQAANQGKMVFAIPGHIYSEYHQGCHQLIREGAILVDHPDQVIEDLALPTQWQSKQQPSEKSPTTTPSLPPHLVGLYQCLDWVGQDIDQLSQQQQNNIAELTSQLMELELLGLCTQQGGRYLRCRPML, encoded by the coding sequence ATGTTGAATCAATTATTACCACACCACTACCCAGTCGTACTGGTGTGGTATTTGGTTCAACATTCGCTTTCCAGTTTTCAAAAAATTGTCGACTATTTTGGCGATTGCGAACAAGCAACCCAAACCAACCGTTTTTCTGAATGGCAACAATTGGGCTTACATGCCAATCATTTAAAACGTTTGGCTGATTTTCAAACATCCGAAGGACAACTACAGTTTACACAATTGGTAAAACTGATCTGCCAACATAGTGATTTCATTTTAACCCCTCAAGATATTGGCTATCCGACACAGCTTCTCCCCTATCCAGATCGTCCTCCAATACTGTTTGGACAAGGGAATCCGCACGCTTTATTGCAACCACAAATTGCAATGGTGGGGAGTCGTAAGCCTAGCCCACACGGACGACAAGTCGCTTATGATTTTGCGTATTATTTAAGTGAAAAAGGTTTTTATATTAGTAGTGGTCTAGCACATGGTATAGATCATGCAGCTCATCAAGGTGGATTAGCTCACCAACGAACCATTGCTGTTGTAGGGACTGGATTAGACCGTGTCTATCCAACTCAACATGTACAGCTAGCCCAGCAAATTGCACAGTCGGGTGCTGTCATCTCTGAGTTCCTTCCCTCCACTATGCCTTTACAGCAACATTTTCCTCGCCGTAACCGGATTGTCAGTGGTTTAAGTCTTGGTGTAGTTGTGGTTGAAGCCGCAATCAAAAGCGGTTCCCTCATTACTGCCAATCAAGCAGCGAACCAAGGGAAAATGGTATTCGCAATTCCTGGACATATCTATAGTGAATATCATCAAGGCTGTCACCAACTCATTCGAGAAGGTGCAATTTTAGTCGACCACCCAGACCAAGTAATTGAAGATTTAGCCTTACCCACCCAGTGGCAATCCAAACAGCAGCCATCAGAAAAGTCCCCAACTACCACTCCAAGTCTTCCTCCACACTTGGTTGGGCTATATCAGTGTTTAGACTGGGTTGGACAAGACATAGATCAACTGTCGCAACAACAGCAAAATAATATTGCTGAGCTTACCTCACAACTCATGGAGCTTGAATTATTAGGTTTATGCACACAACAAGGCGGACGCTATTTACGTTGCCGTCCAATGCTTTAA
- a CDS encoding Sua5/YciO/YrdC/YwlC family protein: MITSSVADAAQLLKQGQVLAYPTEAVWGLGCDPFNQQAFQNILECKHRPIEKGVILLAGCIEQVEHLLQDLEATIRDQVITSWSNRLETERATTWLLPADQHIPTWIKGQHPLVAVRVTTHPLCVELCHHFNGFIVSTSANPAGLAPARSLEEAQNYFGHSLHYLAGNLGLSQEPSRILNALTGEIVRA; this comes from the coding sequence ATGATTACTTCCTCTGTTGCTGATGCCGCTCAACTTTTAAAACAAGGACAAGTACTCGCGTATCCTACTGAAGCCGTTTGGGGGCTAGGTTGTGATCCATTCAATCAACAGGCATTTCAAAATATCCTTGAATGCAAACATCGTCCAATTGAAAAAGGTGTCATTTTATTAGCCGGCTGTATTGAGCAAGTAGAGCATTTATTACAAGATCTTGAAGCCACAATTCGGGATCAAGTGATTACCAGTTGGTCAAATCGCCTTGAAACAGAGCGTGCAACAACATGGCTCCTGCCTGCAGACCAACATATTCCAACATGGATCAAAGGACAACATCCTTTAGTGGCAGTACGCGTCACTACACATCCATTATGTGTCGAACTTTGTCATCATTTTAATGGCTTTATTGTGTCTACGAGCGCTAATCCTGCTGGGTTAGCACCAGCCCGCAGCTTAGAGGAAGCACAAAATTACTTTGGTCATTCCCTGCATTACTTAGCAGGCAATCTAGGACTGAGCCAAGAACCGAGTCGGATTCTCAATGCATTAACAGGTGAAATTGTTCGCGCCTAA
- a CDS encoding DMT family transporter, with amino-acid sequence MGQLSKYQKWAFVLPLIAVLIWSLNIAVTRYVADYISPVSISFYRWLVAFLILTPFMLPKIWQQRTLIRPLIPKLAVLSAFGMVLYQGLSYAAAHYTTATNMGIVNAFVPIFTIFISYLILKDRPNRFAILGSVLSFAGLLYVMGQGHISSLFMQGGHWGDAVMVLAVGFYAFYGVFLKKWQLQLPLMTSLYVQIGFALLYHLPFLLWLGLDWINAENAASVIYAGVFPSLIAPLLWMLAVQTIGPNRTSIFMNLMPVFTAIIASFWLMESWTIYHTLGGFMILVGIIMAQKKTVKLSSRALKPTG; translated from the coding sequence ATGGGTCAGTTATCTAAATATCAGAAATGGGCATTCGTATTGCCATTGATTGCGGTCTTGATTTGGTCGCTGAATATTGCTGTGACTCGCTACGTTGCTGATTATATTTCACCAGTCAGTATTAGTTTTTATCGTTGGTTGGTGGCTTTTCTGATATTAACGCCGTTTATGTTACCAAAAATTTGGCAACAACGTACTTTGATTCGCCCTCTGATTCCTAAATTGGCGGTATTAAGTGCTTTTGGTATGGTGTTGTACCAAGGCTTATCCTATGCGGCAGCACACTATACTACTGCCACTAATATGGGAATCGTCAATGCTTTTGTTCCTATCTTTACCATTTTTATCTCCTATCTGATTTTAAAAGATCGCCCAAATCGATTCGCAATTTTAGGAAGTGTGCTGTCATTTGCTGGATTGCTTTATGTCATGGGTCAAGGGCATATTTCGAGCTTATTTATGCAAGGTGGGCATTGGGGTGATGCTGTGATGGTACTTGCTGTTGGGTTTTATGCTTTTTATGGTGTATTTCTTAAAAAGTGGCAATTACAATTGCCCCTCATGACTAGTCTATATGTTCAAATTGGATTCGCTTTGTTATACCACCTGCCATTTTTACTCTGGTTAGGGCTGGACTGGATCAATGCTGAAAATGCAGCAAGTGTAATTTATGCGGGGGTCTTCCCATCCTTAATCGCACCATTGTTATGGATGTTGGCTGTTCAGACAATAGGTCCAAATCGAACCAGTATTTTCATGAATTTAATGCCGGTGTTTACAGCAATCATTGCAAGTTTTTGGTTGATGGAAAGCTGGACAATTTATCATACCCTTGGTGGTTTTATGATCTTAGTTGGGATCATTATGGCGCAGAAGAAAACTGTGAAATTGTCTTCACGCGCATTAAAACCAACAGGATAA
- a CDS encoding TetR/AcrR family transcriptional regulator has product MTHADDSLITSSDDTLKKKRGRPKCFDEQQALEKAMLLFWEHGYEATSVSDLTQALELTAPSLYSSFGDKAGLFYKCIDYYLAHEACPIEAIFLEAKTAKVAFELYLYDNVQRLAQPDKPTGCMLVVATINCSDNAQQIQHNILEKRLKTKQRLLERLQQGVADGDLAGTVPVTEMADFYATVLQGLTMQARDGATVSQLHKVVEHAMRTWELFE; this is encoded by the coding sequence ATGACCCATGCAGATGATTCTCTAATAACATCGAGTGACGACACGCTCAAAAAAAAGCGTGGGCGGCCTAAGTGCTTTGATGAGCAACAGGCTTTAGAAAAAGCAATGTTGCTGTTTTGGGAGCATGGTTATGAAGCGACATCTGTCAGTGACTTAACACAAGCATTGGAGCTGACGGCACCAAGTTTATATAGTAGTTTTGGTGATAAAGCTGGGCTTTTTTATAAATGTATTGATTATTATTTGGCGCATGAGGCTTGTCCTATTGAAGCGATCTTCTTAGAAGCGAAGACTGCTAAAGTGGCATTCGAACTTTATCTTTATGACAATGTACAACGTTTAGCACAGCCAGATAAACCAACAGGATGTATGTTGGTGGTGGCAACCATTAACTGTTCGGATAATGCACAACAAATTCAGCATAATATTTTAGAAAAACGTTTGAAAACCAAGCAAAGGCTACTAGAGCGTCTGCAACAAGGGGTTGCTGATGGTGACTTGGCGGGAACTGTACCCGTAACGGAAATGGCTGATTTCTACGCTACGGTGTTACAAGGTTTAACCATGCAAGCACGGGATGGTGCAACGGTCTCCCAATTACATAAAGTGGTGGAACATGCGATGCGGACTTGGGAATTATTCGAATAA
- a CDS encoding MFS transporter: MEQSSPTDIRPIESNPSQGNWFALLSVTLSAFALVTGEFLAVGVLNEIARDFQVSVGTAGLTVSLTAIVGMFAAVLIPISAKTLDRRTLLLLLTLLMILANFITAFASNFALLLFGRIILGIAIGGFWATAVALSGRLAPPHLPIAKATAWVAFGVTLASVLGVPMGTWLAQYNGWRTSFTVISLMGILLFIFQYLYLPQLKPSSSLRWKELPILVQHPAARKGLIIFIFMGFAHFAVYSYFSAFFKHQIDFSDGLISRLLLVYGIAGIFGNIFAGYLGQINIRYTFAVSGFAFFLAFLSLPMFGAHIMTAIVLTALWGFAYGIIPTAVNIWMFTHAPEAVEKGMPMVTLTFLILIALGSMFGGIIVDHFDGTILFFAMLPLVLCSLVLIFTFARGLNNPQLSCKSE, from the coding sequence ATGGAACAATCATCTCCCACTGATATACGACCCATTGAGTCAAACCCTTCTCAAGGCAATTGGTTTGCATTGCTCTCTGTCACATTAAGTGCTTTCGCGCTGGTCACTGGCGAATTCCTTGCTGTGGGTGTACTTAATGAGATCGCACGAGATTTTCAAGTGTCCGTTGGGACAGCAGGTTTAACTGTTTCGTTAACGGCCATCGTCGGGATGTTTGCCGCAGTATTGATCCCGATATCGGCCAAAACACTGGATCGCCGGACACTATTACTACTGTTAACCTTGCTCATGATTTTGGCCAATTTCATTACAGCTTTTGCGTCCAACTTTGCATTATTACTGTTTGGACGTATTATTTTAGGGATTGCGATTGGTGGCTTTTGGGCAACAGCAGTTGCTCTCAGTGGTCGCTTAGCTCCACCGCATTTACCGATTGCCAAAGCAACGGCTTGGGTCGCTTTCGGGGTAACCTTAGCAAGTGTACTCGGTGTACCTATGGGCACGTGGTTGGCACAGTATAACGGCTGGCGCACCTCTTTCACCGTCATATCACTCATGGGAATCTTGCTTTTTATCTTCCAATACCTCTATTTACCCCAATTAAAACCATCGTCTTCGCTGCGTTGGAAAGAACTTCCAATTCTTGTGCAACATCCCGCTGCTCGTAAGGGGCTGATTATTTTTATCTTTATGGGATTTGCACACTTCGCAGTTTATAGTTATTTTTCAGCCTTTTTTAAACATCAGATTGATTTCTCTGATGGGCTGATTAGCCGTTTACTTTTGGTATATGGAATTGCGGGGATTTTTGGAAATATCTTTGCCGGTTATCTCGGGCAAATCAATATTCGCTATACTTTTGCAGTCAGTGGTTTTGCATTCTTTTTGGCATTTCTAAGCCTGCCAATGTTTGGTGCACATATCATGACCGCTATTGTGTTGACGGCTTTATGGGGCTTCGCTTATGGCATCATACCAACGGCAGTGAATATCTGGATGTTTACTCACGCACCAGAAGCAGTAGAAAAAGGCATGCCAATGGTGACATTGACCTTCCTCATTTTAATTGCCTTAGGCAGTATGTTTGGCGGAATTATTGTCGATCATTTTGATGGAACCATTTTATTCTTTGCCATGCTTCCGCTGGTACTTTGTTCTCTGGTATTGATTTTCACCTTTGCACGCGGTTTAAATAACCCTCAGCTTAGCTGTAAAAGTGAATAA
- a CDS encoding helix-turn-helix transcriptional regulator has translation MKHDVAEQFPFLHGIEVHEFLYQKDDVVSPHSSLWGDFNFSLNGTLEFDIEGKYYLSPPSYGLWLPPRTEHQSLPVEHEIHYICIRLHPKFGQFLGNSCRCFSIQPFFRALVIQILEQQKQNHSPEYLEHLLQVLFDQLKQAPTYSHYLPQSNHPILSPILEKLADPELFHLSLQQVLHHFNVSERHVLRLSQQELQLTLSEWRNRAKIIFSINQIREGMTIKQLAFALGYHHSSSFIEFFKRYTGQTPIQLKNATL, from the coding sequence ATGAAGCATGATGTGGCTGAACAATTTCCTTTTTTACATGGTATTGAAGTGCATGAGTTTCTCTATCAAAAAGACGATGTTGTTAGCCCACATTCTTCACTTTGGGGAGACTTCAACTTTAGCCTTAATGGGACTTTAGAGTTTGATATTGAAGGAAAATATTACCTATCTCCACCCAGCTATGGACTGTGGTTACCACCGCGTACTGAACATCAATCGCTGCCCGTAGAGCATGAGATTCATTATATTTGTATTCGTCTACACCCTAAATTTGGGCAATTTTTAGGAAATAGTTGTCGTTGTTTCAGTATCCAACCTTTTTTCCGCGCATTGGTCATTCAAATCTTAGAACAACAAAAGCAAAACCATTCACCAGAGTATTTGGAACATCTACTCCAAGTATTGTTCGATCAACTCAAACAAGCACCAACGTATTCACATTATCTCCCTCAAAGCAATCATCCTATTTTATCTCCAATTTTAGAAAAGCTTGCTGATCCTGAGTTATTTCATTTGAGCTTACAGCAAGTTCTTCATCATTTTAACGTGAGCGAACGACATGTATTGCGACTGAGTCAACAAGAGTTACAACTCACACTCTCAGAATGGCGCAATCGAGCAAAAATTATTTTTTCGATTAATCAAATTCGCGAAGGAATGACCATTAAACAATTGGCATTTGCACTTGGCTATCATCATAGTTCAAGTTTCATCGAGTTTTTTAAACGCTACACGGGACAAACCCCCATACAACTTAAAAATGCAACGCTTTAA
- a CDS encoding glutathione peroxidase, protein MSQSVYHIPVKDIKGQEIDLEQYKGKVLLLVNVASKCGLTPQYEGLEKLYQAKKDQGLEILGFPANNFLEQEPGSNEEIEQFCSLNYDVHFPLFAKISVAGDDKHPLYQTLTQAIPERIGEGPWWKDLVDYGLTPNNPPEVLWNFEKFLVNKQGEIVARFAPDITADDERIVTAIEAELAK, encoded by the coding sequence ATGAGCCAATCGGTTTATCACATTCCAGTTAAAGACATTAAAGGTCAAGAAATTGATCTAGAACAATATAAAGGCAAAGTTTTACTACTGGTGAATGTTGCCTCAAAATGTGGATTGACCCCTCAATACGAAGGTTTAGAAAAACTATATCAAGCGAAAAAAGATCAAGGCTTGGAAATTCTCGGCTTCCCTGCCAATAACTTCTTAGAACAAGAACCGGGTTCAAATGAAGAAATCGAGCAATTCTGTTCACTCAATTATGATGTACATTTCCCGCTTTTCGCCAAAATTTCTGTCGCGGGTGATGATAAGCATCCACTTTACCAGACATTGACCCAAGCGATTCCAGAGCGTATTGGAGAAGGGCCTTGGTGGAAAGACCTTGTAGATTATGGTTTAACACCTAATAACCCACCAGAAGTACTTTGGAATTTTGAGAAATTCCTCGTCAATAAACAAGGCGAAATCGTTGCACGCTTTGCACCTGATATCACTGCAGATGACGAACGCATTGTGACTGCGATTGAAGCGGAATTGGCAAAATAG